The Phyllopteryx taeniolatus isolate TA_2022b chromosome 9, UOR_Ptae_1.2, whole genome shotgun sequence genome contains a region encoding:
- the mfap2 gene encoding microfibrillar-associated protein 2, giving the protein MRALLLICMPVVLLAQAQYEESIPFLDDYGLDYLPENPNSENHDSVPENYQQQARFEPVIRPEKTETDLETEPTEPGPLDCREEQYPCTRLYSVHKPCKQCLNSLCFYSLRRVYVINREVCVRTVCAHEELLRVDLCRDQFSRCGVAALSGHCGSVGASCGKSCGGGC; this is encoded by the exons ATGAGAGCCCTCCTCTTGATATGCATGCCAG TTGTGCTGCTTGCCCAGGCTCAGTACGAGGAATCTATTCCTTTTCTCG ATGACTATGGACTTGATTATTTACCAG AAAATCCAAATTCTGAGAATCATGATTCTGTTCCCGAAAACTACCAGCAGCAGGCCCGATTCGAACCCGTGATCCGTCCAGAAAAAACCG AGACGGATTTGGAGACGGAGCCCACGGAGCCCGGTCCTCTCG ATTGCAGAGAGGAGCAGTATCCGTGCACTAGACTCTATTCCGTGCACAAACCATGCAAGCAGTGCCTGAACAGTCTCTGCTTTTACAG TCTGAGGCGTGTGTACGTCATCAACAGGGAGGTGTGCGTGAGGACCGTGTGTGCACATGAAGAGCTGCTGAGAG TGGACCTGTGTCGGGACCAGTTCTCACGCTGCGGCGTGGCGGCGCTGAGCGGCCACTGCGGATCCGTGGGGGCAAGCTGCGGGAAGAGCTGCGGTGGTGGCTGCTGA